From the genome of Podospora pseudoanserina strain CBS 124.78 chromosome 7 map unlocalized CBS124.78p_7.2, whole genome shotgun sequence, one region includes:
- the MSS51 gene encoding translational activator for mitochondrial COX1 (EggNog:ENOG503NTVQ; COG:S; BUSCO:EOG09261OKK) — translation MALPADLAARSALSRVCSHCSVSFRRQAGARLPNGLFQASQRQQQQRSVHSKCPPPRAAVDSNVPKPAPTSVTKRFSSGFAFGSSAPAPTKTEKKRVLEADDLFHSFTNSPIPEIRKRAAFMRQYARCNHPDHQPHGSLAPAHVDFECPDCGIPVSCSKEHWADDYEKHLEICDTLRQINEDDHDLRSGRFFPEFEYAGPQIDEALINMTNWDTFLYTRSFLAIDDDRSMRQATRLLTYPVTIASVLHELSPYNLKSGGRLTAEGLKSFSALRYTLHPPKNGGGMDIKGLRVEAPPVRLFILGARAESSLPRDVWVQLAHVFPGSRIHLIFIGPESMTNRDNEFPLPPRTATNPFGAIVEDRVWPTMKISTIVDYYHTLHKTGHFYPYDPYFDCFVMFHPGLGHPASSHEWVETLPMLLETKAPIIVTGYTQEDMERDVAWVNKTAHGEFDMLLEPGENRFRSLRWDLNDLDPQDVSAGNWGVWAFRGKRYETTRKDSE, via the exons ATGGCGCTTCCGGCAGATCTTGCGGCACGCTCAGCGCTGTCGAGAGTGTGTTCACACTGCTCAGTCTCTTTCAGGAGACAAGCCGGAGCCAGGTTACCCAATGGCCTTTTTCAGGCCTCACaacgacagcagcaacaacgcTCCGTCCATAGCAAATGCCCCCCTCCACGAGCTGCCGTCGATAGCAATGTCCCCAAGCCTGCTCCAACCTCCGTTACGAAGCGCTTCTCTTCTGGCTTTGCCTTTGGATCTAGTGCGCCCGCACCCACCAAGaccgagaagaaaagagtTCTGGAAGCCGATGACCTCTTCCACTCGTTCACCAACTCTCCCATTCCCGAGATCCGGAAAAGAGCGGCTTTCATGAGGCAGTATGCCCGCTGCAACCACCCCGACCACCAGCCCCATGGGAGCCTGGCACCTGCCCATGTCGACTTCGAATGCCCTGACTGTGGTATTCCAGTGTCCTGCTCCAAGGAGCACTGGGCTGACGACTATGAGAAGCACCTGGAAATATGCGATACACTGAGGCAAATCAACGAGGACGACCACGATCTACGGTCCGGCCGCTTTTTCCCCGAGTTCGAATATGCTGGGCCACAAATAGACGAAGCTCTGATCAACATGACCAACTGGGATACCTTTTTATATAcccgctccttcctcgccattgatgatgataggAGCATGAGACAGGCTACGAGGTTACTCACTTATCCCGTCACAATTGCCAGCGTGCTTCATGAGCTTAGTCCATACAATCTCAAATCTGGAGGAAGGCTGACTGCAGAGGGTCTGAAGAGCTTCAGCG CTCTTCGATACACTCTTCACCCACCTAAAAACGGCGGTGGCATGGACATCAAGGGCCTTCGGGTAGAGGCCCCACCTGTTCGTCTGTTCATTCTCGGTGCCCGGGCCGAGTCGTCTCTTCCTCGAGATGTTTGGGTGCAACTCGCACATGTGTTCCCGGGCTCCCGCATTCACCTGATCTTTATTGGCCCTGAGAGCATGACCAACCGAGACAACGAGTTCCCGCTGCCCCCTCGGACTGCTACCAACCCCTTCGGTGCTATCGTCGAGGACCGAGTCTGGCCTACCATGAAGATCAGCACCATCGTGGACTACTACCACACCCTCCACAAGACCGGTCACTTCTACCCTTACGACCCCTACTTTGACTGCTTCGTCATGTTTCACCCCGGTCTGGGTCACCCAGCAAGCTCCCATGAGTGGGTAGAGACGCTTCCCATGCTTCTGGAAACCAAGGCCCCCATCATTGTCACTGGCTACACTCAGGAGGATATGGAGCGCGATGTTGCGTGGGTCAACAAGACAGCTCATGGTGAATTCGACATGCTTTTGGAGCCTGGTGAGAACCGGTTCCGCAGTCTTCGGTGGGATTTGAACGATCTTGATCCCCAGGACGTCAGTGCCGGCAACTGGGGCGTCTGGGCATTCAGAGGCAAGAG ATATGAAACCACCCGCAAAGATTCCGAATAA
- the RSE1 gene encoding pre-mRNA-splicing factor rse1 (EggNog:ENOG503NZIJ; BUSCO:EOG092607OQ; COG:A), which yields MATTSNMFLYSLTIQPPTTISQALLGQFSGTKEQQIITASGSRLTLLQPDPRQGKVNTILSQDVFGIIRAIASFRLAGSHKDYIILATDSGRIAIIEYLPKTNRFNRIHLETFGKSGVRRVVPGQYLAADPKGRACLIASLEKNKLVYVLNRNAQAELTISSPLEAHKPGVLVLSLVALDVGYANPVFAALELDYTEADQDPTGQAGQEPEAQLVYYELDLGLNHVVRKWSDAVDPTSSLLFQVPGGSDGPSGVLVCGEENVTYRHSNQEAFRVPIPRRRGPTEDPQRKRTIVSGVMHKLKGSAGAFFFLLQTEDGDLFKVTLDMVEDDNGNPTGEVKRLKIKYFDTIPIATSLCILKSGFLFVASEFGNHSLYQFEKLGDDDEELEFSSEEFPTDSRAAYNPVYFQPRPLENLTLVESIDSMNPQIDCKVANLTGEDAPQIYSVCGNGARSSFRMLKHGLEVSEIVASELPGTPAAVWTTKLTKYDEYDAYIVLSFTNATLVLSIGETVEEVSDSGFLTTVPTLAVQQLGEEGLIQVHPKGIRHIVQGRVNEWPAPQHRSIVAAATNENQVVIALSSGEIVYFEMDADGSLAEYDEKKEMSGTVTSLSLGRVPEGLRRSSFLAVGCDDCTVRILSLDPESTLEMKSIQALTAAPASLSIMSMEDSFGGTTLYLHIGLHSGVYLRTVLDEVTGELTDTRQKFLGPKPTKLFQVSVQGRPCVLALNSRPWLGYTDPITKGFVMTPLSYVDLEYGWNFSSEQCLEGMVGIHANFLRIFTIEKLGDNMIQKSIPLTYTPKRLVKHPEQPYFYTIEADNNTLPPELRAQLLAQSNTNGDAAILPPEEFGYPKARNRWASCINIVDPVSDEPSVLNRVDLDNNEAAVSAAVVSFASQDGESFLIVGTGKDMILSPRQFSEGYIHVYRFHDDGRDLEFIHKTKIEEPPMALIPFQGRLLAGIGKTLRIYDLGLKQLLRKAQAEIAPQLIVSLQTQGNRIVVGDVQQGITYAVYKPESNKLLAWADDTINRWTTCTAMVDYESVAGGDKFGNVWILRAPERASQESDEPGSEIQLVHAKSYLHGAPNRTALMAHFYTQDLPTSITKTNLVVGGQDVLLWSGIQGTVGVLIPFVSREDVDFFQSLESHMRAEDPPLAGRDHLIYRGYYVPVKGVIDGDLCERFVLLANDKKQMIAGELDRSVREIERKISDIRTRSAF from the exons ATGGCGACCACCTCTAACATGTTCCTGTACTCGTTGACGATCCAGCCGCCAACCACGATATCGCAAGCGTTGCTGGGCCAGTTCTCGGGAACCAAAGAACAACAAATCATCACCGCCTCTGGCTCTCGCCTCACATTACTCCAACCAGACCCACGGCAGGGCAAGGTCAACACCATTCTATCACAGGATGTCTTTGGAATTATTAGGGCCATTGCGTCCTTCCGCCTTGCTGGCAGCCACAAGG ACTACATCATCCTCGCGACAGACTCGGGCCGTATCGCTATCATCGAGTACCTGCCCAAGACCAACAGGTTTAATCGCATCCACCTAGAAACCTTTGGAAAATCGGGTGTTCGACGTGTTGTACCTGGCCAATATCTTGCCGCCGATCCCAAAGGAAGAGCCTGTTTGATTGCCTCGCTCGAGAAGAACAAACTTGTCTACGTCCTTAATCGTAACGCCCAAGCAGagctcaccatctcctcgcCATTGGAAGCACACAAGCCCGGTGTCTTGGTGCTTTCGCTCGTCGCCCTCGATGTTGGATACGCCAACCCTGTGTTTGCAGCCCTGGAGCTCGACTACACCGAAGCAGACCAGGACCCGACTGGGCAGGCTGGTCAGGAGCCAGAAGCACAGCTTGTATACTACGAACTCGATCTCGGTCTGAACCATGTGGTTCGCAAGTGGTCTGACGCGGTGGACCCAACCTCTTCGTTACTTTTCCAGGTTCCCGGCGGCAGCGATGGTCCTAGTGGTGTTCTGGTCTGCGGCGAGGAAAATGTTACTTATCGGCACTCGAATCAGGAGGCTTTCCGCGTACCAATTCCACGACGGCGGGGTCCTACCGAGGATCCCCAAAGAAAGCGAACCATTGTCTCGGGCGTCATGCACAAGCTCAAGGGCAGCGCAGgtgcctttttctttttgctgcaGACAGAAGATGGGGATCTCTTCAAGGTTACGCTGGATATGGTCGAGGACGACAATGGGAATCCCACCGGAGAGGTGAAACGGCTCAAGATCAAATACTTTGATACGATTCCAATAGCCACAAGCTTGTGCATTCTCAAGAGCGGTTTCCTCTTTGTGGCAAGCGAGTTTGGCAACCATTCTCTGTACCAATTCGAAAAGCTcggcgatgatgacgaggaactCGAGTTCTCGAGCGAGGAGTTCCCAACAGACTCTCGTGCCGCGTACAATCCGGTATACTTCCAGCCTCGGCCACTCGAAAATCTGACTCTAGTCGAGAGCATCGACTCGATGAACCCTCAAATAGATTGCAAAGTGGCAAACTTGACAGGAGAGGACGCGCCGCAAATCTACTCGGTGTGTGGTAACGGTGCGAGAAGCTCTTTCCGTATGCTTAAGCATGGGCTGGAGGTATCAGAAATTGTTGCCTCGGAACTCCCTGGCACACCTGCTGCAGTCTGGACGACCAAGCTCACAAAGTACGACGAATACGATGCTTACATTGTTCTTTCGTTCACCAACGCGACATTGGTATTGAGCATTGGCGAAACCGTCGAGGAAGTTAGTGACAGCGGATTTCTCACCACTGTGCCAACATTGGCTGTCCAACagctgggcgaggaaggtCTTATTCAGGTGCACCCCAAGGGCATTAGACATATTGTCCAAGGTCGTGTTAATGAATGGCCAGCGCCCCAGCATCGGTCGATTGTGGCTGCCGCTACCAATGAGAATCAAGTCGTCATTGCTCTGAGCTCGGGCGAGATTGTGTACTTTGAGATGGATGCAGATGGATCTCTCGCCGAGTacgacgagaagaaggaaatgtCTGGTACCGTCACGTCTTTGAGTTTGGGAAGGGTACCGGAAGGCTTACGGCGGAGTTCGTTCTTGGCTGTTGGGTGCGACGACTGCACTGTGCGCATTCTCAGCCTCGACCCGGAATCCACCCTCGAAATGAAGTCGATCCAGGCTCTTACAGCGGCGCCGGCATCGCTTTCCATCATGTCTATGGAAGACTCGTTCGGTGGCACCACCCTATATCTGCATATCGGCTTACACTCTGGTGTCTACCTCCGAACTGTGTTGGACGAGGTCACTGGTGAGCTTACGGACACCCGTCAAAAATTCTTGGgccccaagcccaccaagctCTTTCAGGTTTCTGTGCAGGGGCGGCCATGTGTGCTCGCCCTGAACTCCCGCCCATGGTTGGGCTACACGGACCCTATTACCAAGGGTTTCGTAATGACACCGCTGAGCTATGTAGATCTTGAGTATGGATGGAACTTTAGCAGCGAGCAGTGTCTGGAAGGCATGGTGGGTATCCACGCCAATTTCCTCAG AATCTTCACCATCGAGAAGCTCGGGGACAACATGATCCAAAAGTCCATTCCTCTAACCTATACACCAAAGCGCCTGGTCAAACACCCCGAGCAGCCCTACTTCTACACCATCGAAGCCGACAACAATACTCTCCCACCGGAGCTCCGGGCGCAGCTGCTGGCTCAGTCTAATACTAATGGTGACGCAGCCATTCTGCCGCCAGAGGAGTTTGGCTATCCCAAGGCCAGGAACAGGTGGGCATCGTGTATCAACATTGTCGACCCTGTCAGCGATGAGCCAAGCGTTCTCAATCGTGTCGACCTCGACAACAACGAAGCCGCCGTCAGTGCTGCCGTTGTGTCGTTTGCCAGCCAAGATGGCGAGAGCTTCCTTATCGTTGGTACCGGCAAGGACATGATTCTCAGCCCTCGCCAATTCAGCGAAGGCTACATCCATGTCTACCGCTTCCACGACGATGGCCGTGACTTGGAATTCATCCACAAGACCAAGATTGAAGAACCCCCCATGGCGCTCATCCCCTTCCAAGGGCGTCTCCTCGCCGGCATTGGCAAGACGTTGAGAATCTATGATCTTGGTCTCAAGCAGCTTCTCCGCAAGGCCCAAGCCGAAATTGCCCCTCAGCTTATCGTGTCGTTGCAGACGCAAGGTAACCGTATCGTCGTCGGTGATGTCCAGCAGGGGATTACCTACGCCGTCTACAAACCCGAAAGCAACAAGCTCCTTGCGTGGGCGGATGACACCATCAACCGATGGACGACCTGCACAGCCATGGTCGACTACGAATCCGTCGCCGGCGGAGACAAATTCGGCAACGTCTGGATTTTGCGGGCTCCCGAGCGCGCCTCCCAGGAGTCAGACGAGCCCGGCTCGGAAATCCAACTCGTCCACGCAAAGAGCTACCTCCACGGCGCACCCAATCGGACCGCTCTCATGGCGCACTTTTACACTCAGGATCTTCCTACGTCGATCACCAAGACGAATCTTGTTGTGGGCGGGCAGGATGTTTTGCTCTGGAGCGGGATTCAGGGGACGGTGGGGGTGCTGATCCCGTTTGTGAGcagggaggatgtggattTCTTCCAGAGCTTGGAGAGTCATATGAGGGCCGAGGATCCGCCGCTTGCCGGGAGGGATCATTTGATTTATCGGGGGTATTATGTGCCCGTCAAGGGGGTGATTGATGGGGATCTGTGCGAGAGGTTTGTGCTGTTGGCGAATGACAAGAAGCAGATGATTGCTGGGGAGCTGGACAGGAGCGTGAGGGAGATTGAGAGGAAGATTTCG GACATCCGTACGAGGTCTGCATTCTAG